In Aedes albopictus strain Foshan chromosome 3, AalbF5, whole genome shotgun sequence, the following are encoded in one genomic region:
- the LOC109408989 gene encoding tyrosine kinase receptor Cad96Ca produces MTSPEGGRVRQQVAYQYQWLPWILWIGFALAPVADSQELNTPPVIVVDRNWRIRENTTVNTLITQVRAEDSDNDELEFGLDPLGPGQLQPFVIDPNTGSVYLNESIEGKAGQNFFVYVTVTDGLVTSKNEVYVNILSQNATGLYKTRGPQFTPNINSIRKILPPGFNLPPGFSSIPQAPPPPPPIPPRPTQPLVINQPPVDDPTSTTKQTKTYPDRPGSSTETPVVATTNSTITKLTPLSTASSAIPETTTVPTSVHTTPVRTKPGAAGEPHPLASFVPIIVSVAAIFLTAGLIAVCVFRKYLCAISKTLKKKKKIDKAKNSNQSNLSSNIASSTTAEDSRNSIGMNHWSGPMAFSNRYTSPWDRDQNAHMQVTSQLSTASSNTSGMNGGPKDRWEFPRHRLKVFNILGEGAFGQVWRCEATDIDGKDGISVTAVKTLKENASDAERNDLLSELQVLKSLEPHVNVVRLLGCCTEKDPIFVILEYVNMGKLQTFLRNSRVEKHYGNTHGKSKILTSGDLTSFMYQVARGMDFLTSRGIIHRDLAARNILITDDHTCKVADFGFARDIVTSKVYERKSEGRLPIRWMATESLYDNIFTVKSDIWSFGILMWEIVTLGSTPYPGIAAADVMRKVRDGYRLEKPEHCRRELYNIMFYCWAKDPNERPDFPEVVTMLDRLLQTETDYIELERFPDHNYYNMLNMSGEKL; encoded by the exons ATTCACAAGAACTGAACACCCCACCTGTGATAGTGGTTGACCGCAACTGGCGAATACGAGAGAACACCACAGTCAACACACTTATTACCCAGGTCCGAGCGGAGGACAGCGACAACGATGAGCTGGAGTTTGGCTTGGACCCGTTGGGACCTGGTCAGCTGCAACCATTTGTGATCGATCCCAACACCGGGTCAGTTTATCTCAATGAAAGCATTGAGGGAAAG gctgGGCAGAACTTCTTCGTATACGTGACCGTCACTGACGGTCTGGTAACATCTAAAAACGAGGTCTACGTCAACATTCTAAGTCAAAATGCCACCGGTCTCTATAAGACCCGAGGGCCACAATTTACCCCTAACATCAACAGTATCCgaaaaattctgccaccagggtTCAACCTTCCTCCTGGCTTCAGCTCGATTCCACAAGCTCCACCACCGCCTCCACCGATCCCTCCAAGGCCAACTCAACCGCTGGTCATCAACCAACCGCCCGTTGATGACCCTACATCCACCACAAAACAGACCAAAACCTACCCGGATCGTCCGGGCTCCAGTACCGAAACGCCGGTGGTGGCCACAACCAACAGTACCATCACCAAACTCACTCCGTTGTCTACGGCCAGCTCGGCGATACCCGAGACCACCACAGTGCCAACTTCAGTCCACACCACCCCGGTCCGGACGAAACCCGGCGCAGCAGGAGAACCGCACCCACTGGCCTCATTCGTGCCCATCATCGTTTCCGTGGCGGCCATCTTCCTGACGGCCGGTCTGATCGCGGTCTGTGTCTTCCGGAAGTATCTGTGCGCCATCAGCAAAAcgttgaagaagaagaagaaaatcgaCAAAGCCAAAAACTCAAACCAAAGCAATCTCAGTAGCAATATCGCCTCGAGTACGACGGCCGAGGACAGCCGGAACTCGATCGGCATGAACCACTGGAGCGGCCCAATGGCATTCAGCAACCGGTACACGTCACCGTGGGATCGGGACCAGAATGCGCACATGCAG GTCACATCGCAACTATCGACAGCCAGTTCGAACACCTCCGGTATGAACGGCGGACCGAAGGACCGGTGGGAATTCCCGCGGCACCGACTGAAAGTGTTCAACATCCTCGGCGAGGGTGCCTTCGGGCAGGTTTGGCGCTGCGAAGCCACCGACATCGACGGCAAGGATGGCATCTCGGTGACGGCCGTCAAAACGCTGAAGGAGAACGCCAGCGACGCCGAACGAAACGATCTGCTGTCGGAGCTTCAGGTGCTGAAGTCTCTCGAACCGCACGTCAACGTGGTCCGTCTGCTCGGCTGTTGCACCGAGAAGGACCCCATCTTCGTGATACTCGAATACGTCAACATGGGCAAACTGCAGAcgttcctgaggaactcccgggTGGAGAA ACACTACGGCAACACCCATGGAAAGTCGAAGATACTAACGTCAGGAGATCTGACGTCCTTCATGTACCAAGTCGCTCGAGGAATGGATTTCCTAACTTCGCGAGGG ATCATCCATCGTGACTTGGCCGCACGTAACATTCTCATCACCGACGATCACACCTGCAAGGTGGCTGATTTCGGATTTGCCCGGGACATCGTAACCTCCAAGGTGTACGAACGGAAGAGCGAAGGACGGCTGCCAATCCGGTGGATGGCAACCGAGTCCCTGTACGACAACATCTTCACCGTCAAGTCGGACATCTGGAGCTTCGGCATCCTAATGTGGGAGATTGTAACGCTAGGATCAACGCCCTACCCGGGCATAGCCGCAGCGGATGTGATGCGGAAGGTGCGCGATGGCTACCGGCTGGAGAAGCCGGAACACTGCCGACGAGAGCTGTACAACATAATGTTCTACTGCTGGGCCAAGGACCCGAACGAGAGACCTGATTTCCCCGAGGTGGTGACCATGCTCGACCGACTGCTCCAAACGGAGACCGATTACATCGAGCTGGAACGGTTCCCCGATCACAACTACTACAATATGCTCAACATGAGCGGGGAGAAGCTGTAA